One window of Streptomyces sp. NBC_00273 genomic DNA carries:
- a CDS encoding nitronate monooxygenase, translating into MSSAPNGLSPYPIVQAPMAGGASCPALAAAVCEAGGLGFLAGGYKTADGMYQEIKQVRALTRRRFGVNLFMPQTGYVDPAAVEAYRGQLAGEASWYEISLADEDIIGTSDDGYDAKLAILLEDPVPVVSFTFGCPAFAALAALRKAGTYTVVTVTSAEEARSAQRAGADAVCVQGAEAGGHQGTHRDDPQIDGTATVGLLALVAQVREAVALPIIAAGGVMRGAQIAALLAAGAESAQLGTAFLACPESGAHPVHKKALTDPLFVRTELTRAFSGRPARGLVNRFMREHGPYAPAAYPQVHHLTSGLRKAAAAAGDPQGMALWAGQGHRLARPLPAGELVEVLAAELAQAQSTLKAMQMRSAS; encoded by the coding sequence ATGTCCTCGGCACCGAACGGTCTCTCCCCGTACCCGATCGTGCAGGCTCCCATGGCGGGCGGCGCCTCCTGCCCCGCGCTCGCCGCCGCCGTGTGCGAGGCGGGTGGACTGGGCTTCCTGGCCGGCGGCTACAAGACCGCCGACGGGATGTACCAGGAGATCAAGCAGGTGCGCGCGCTGACCCGGCGCCGTTTCGGCGTCAACCTCTTCATGCCGCAGACCGGTTACGTCGATCCGGCCGCCGTGGAGGCCTACCGCGGGCAGCTGGCCGGCGAGGCCAGCTGGTACGAGATCTCGCTCGCGGACGAGGACATCATCGGCACCAGCGACGACGGCTACGACGCCAAGCTCGCCATCCTCCTCGAAGACCCGGTCCCGGTGGTCTCGTTCACCTTCGGCTGTCCCGCCTTCGCGGCCCTGGCGGCCCTGCGCAAGGCCGGTACGTACACCGTCGTCACGGTGACCTCCGCCGAGGAGGCCCGCAGCGCCCAGCGCGCCGGTGCGGACGCGGTCTGCGTCCAGGGCGCCGAGGCCGGCGGTCACCAGGGCACCCACCGGGACGACCCGCAGATCGACGGCACGGCGACCGTGGGCCTCCTCGCGCTGGTGGCCCAGGTGCGGGAGGCCGTGGCGCTCCCGATCATCGCGGCGGGCGGGGTCATGCGGGGCGCGCAGATCGCGGCCCTGCTGGCGGCGGGCGCGGAGTCGGCGCAGCTCGGGACGGCCTTCCTGGCCTGCCCGGAATCGGGGGCGCACCCGGTCCACAAGAAGGCGCTGACGGACCCGCTGTTCGTCCGCACCGAGCTGACCCGGGCCTTCTCCGGACGGCCGGCGCGGGGGCTGGTGAACCGCTTCATGCGCGAGCACGGGCCGTACGCCCCGGCCGCGTACCCGCAGGTCCACCACCTGACCTCGGGGCTGCGCAAGGCCGCCGCCGCGGCCGGGGACCCGCAGGGCATGGCCCTGTGGGCGGGCCAGGGGCACCGGTTGGCGCGACCGCTGCCGGCGGGGGAGCTGGTGGAGGTGCTGGCGGCCGAACTGGCCCAGGCGCAGAGCACGTTGAAGGCAATGCAGATGAGGAGTGCGTCATGA
- a CDS encoding histidine triad nucleotide-binding protein produces MAGEPQADCLFCKIVAGQIPATVVRETETTVAFRDINPQAPTHVLVIPKVHYADAASLVEAEPGVAADILREAGQVALDEKIVEHGYRVVFNTGSGAGQTVFHAHAHVLGGRGLQWPPG; encoded by the coding sequence ATGGCCGGGGAACCGCAGGCCGACTGCCTGTTCTGCAAGATCGTCGCGGGGCAGATCCCCGCGACCGTGGTACGGGAGACCGAGACCACGGTCGCCTTCCGGGACATCAACCCGCAGGCGCCCACGCACGTGCTCGTCATCCCCAAGGTGCACTACGCGGACGCGGCCTCCCTCGTGGAGGCCGAGCCGGGCGTCGCCGCCGACATACTGCGCGAGGCCGGCCAGGTCGCCCTCGACGAGAAGATCGTCGAACACGGCTACCGGGTCGTGTTCAACACCGGCTCCGGCGCCGGGCAGACCGTCTTCCACGCCCACGCGCACGTCCTCGGCGGCCGCGGCCTCCAGTGGCCCCCCGGATAG
- a CDS encoding 16S rRNA (uracil(1498)-N(3))-methyltransferase, with product MTAPVFVVEEVPAGPEFVLDGPEGRHAVSVKRLNPGEDVVLTDGRGHWAEGVVKAVEGKDRLVVTDLHTIAEEPEPEVRITVVQALPKGDRGELAVETMTETGVDAIVPWQASRCITQWRGDRGAKSLAKWRATAREAGKQSRRVRFPEVAEAMSTKQVAALLAGADLAMVLHEDRDTPSGALATAELPKAGSVVLVVGPEGGVSPEELAVFAAAGAHPYRLGRSVLRTSTAGTAATAVLLARTGRWS from the coding sequence ATGACCGCCCCGGTGTTCGTGGTGGAAGAGGTCCCCGCGGGGCCGGAGTTCGTCCTGGACGGCCCGGAGGGCCGGCACGCGGTGTCCGTGAAACGGCTGAACCCGGGCGAGGACGTGGTCCTCACGGACGGGCGCGGCCACTGGGCGGAGGGCGTGGTCAAGGCCGTCGAGGGCAAGGACCGGCTGGTCGTCACGGACCTGCACACCATCGCTGAGGAGCCGGAGCCGGAGGTCCGGATCACTGTGGTCCAGGCGCTTCCCAAGGGGGACCGGGGCGAGCTGGCCGTCGAGACGATGACCGAGACCGGCGTGGACGCGATCGTGCCCTGGCAGGCCTCGCGCTGCATCACGCAGTGGCGCGGCGACCGCGGGGCCAAGTCCCTGGCCAAGTGGCGGGCCACGGCCCGGGAGGCGGGCAAGCAGTCCCGCCGGGTGCGCTTTCCGGAGGTGGCCGAGGCCATGTCCACCAAGCAGGTGGCGGCGCTGCTGGCCGGCGCCGACCTGGCGATGGTGCTCCACGAGGACCGCGACACCCCGTCCGGGGCGCTGGCCACGGCGGAGCTGCCGAAGGCCGGTTCCGTCGTGCTGGTGGTCGGCCCGGAGGGCGGTGTCTCCCCGGAGGAGCTGGCCGTCTTCGCCGCCGCGGGGGCCCACCCCTACCGCCTGGGCCGTTCCGTCCTGCGGACCTCCACGGCCGGGACGGCGGCCACGGCGGTGCTGCTGGCCCGCACGGGCCGCTGGTCCTGA
- the dnaJ gene encoding molecular chaperone DnaJ, with protein MATDYYAVLGVRRDASQDEIKKAFRRLARELHPDVNPDPKTQERFKEINAAYEVLSDPQKKQVYDLGGDPLSSSGGGGGAGGFGAGGFGNFSDIMDAFFGQASQRGPRSRTRRGQDAMIRLDLELDEAAFGTTKDIQVDTAVVCNTCSGEGAAPGTSAQTCDMCRGRGEVSQVTRSFLGQVMTSRPCPQCQGFGTVVPTPCHECAGDGRVRSRRSLTVKIPAGVENGTRIQLAGEGEVGPGGGPAGDLYVEIHELAHPTFQRRGDDLHCTVTIPMTAAALGTKCPLETLDGLEEIDIRPGTGSGQAIPLHGRGVTHLRGGGRGDLIVHVEVTTPGKLDAQQEDLLRQLAKLRGEERPMGQFAPGQQGLFSRLKDAFNGR; from the coding sequence GTGGCCACGGACTACTACGCCGTTCTCGGCGTGCGCCGCGACGCATCGCAGGACGAGATCAAGAAGGCCTTCCGGCGCCTCGCGCGTGAACTCCACCCGGACGTGAATCCGGACCCGAAGACGCAGGAGCGCTTCAAGGAGATCAACGCGGCCTACGAGGTGCTGTCGGACCCGCAGAAGAAGCAGGTCTACGACCTCGGCGGCGACCCGCTGTCCTCCTCGGGCGGTGGCGGCGGAGCGGGCGGCTTCGGAGCGGGTGGCTTCGGCAACTTCTCCGACATCATGGACGCCTTCTTCGGCCAGGCCTCGCAGCGCGGCCCGCGCTCGCGGACCCGGCGCGGCCAGGACGCGATGATCCGCCTGGACCTGGAACTGGACGAGGCGGCCTTCGGGACGACCAAGGACATCCAGGTCGACACGGCCGTCGTCTGCAACACCTGCTCCGGTGAGGGCGCCGCTCCCGGCACCTCGGCGCAGACGTGTGACATGTGCCGCGGCCGCGGTGAGGTCTCGCAGGTCACCCGGTCCTTCCTGGGCCAGGTCATGACCTCGCGCCCCTGCCCGCAGTGCCAGGGCTTCGGCACCGTGGTCCCGACCCCGTGCCACGAGTGCGCGGGCGACGGCCGGGTCCGCTCCCGCCGCAGCCTCACGGTCAAGATCCCGGCCGGCGTCGAGAACGGCACCCGGATCCAGCTCGCGGGCGAGGGCGAGGTCGGCCCCGGCGGCGGCCCCGCCGGCGACCTGTACGTGGAGATCCACGAGCTGGCGCACCCGACCTTCCAGCGGCGCGGGGACGACCTGCACTGCACGGTCACCATTCCGATGACGGCGGCCGCACTGGGCACCAAGTGCCCGCTGGAGACGCTGGACGGACTGGAGGAGATCGACATCCGGCCCGGCACCGGGTCCGGCCAGGCGATCCCGCTGCACGGGCGCGGCGTCACCCACCTGCGCGGTGGCGGACGCGGCGACCTGATCGTGCACGTCGAGGTCACCACCCCGGGCAAGCTGGACGCCCAGCAGGAGGACCTGCTCCGCCAGCTGGCGAAGCTGCGCGGCGAGGAGCGGCCGATGGGTCAGTTCGCGCCGGGTCAGCAGGGTCTGTTCAGCCGCCTGAAGGACGCTTTCAACGGTCGCTGA